A single genomic interval of Lathyrus oleraceus cultivar Zhongwan6 chromosome 7, CAAS_Psat_ZW6_1.0, whole genome shotgun sequence harbors:
- the LOC127104216 gene encoding pentatricopeptide repeat-containing protein At1g09820, with protein sequence MTTHKLSQCIQGPISNSFCISTISELLSKQHWSELKSHLRVTKPATFLDQLLNSGIDSDLVFRFFNWSQKEFRFSYDLEPTAKLLHSLANSKSYSKVRSSLDSFVKNRKHTVSSVFHSLLLGGGRSSATVLIIDMLVLAYVRNLEMHSAYEGFKRAQDYGFKLSLTSCNPLLSALVKENRIGDVEYVYKEMIKRRIRPNLNTFNVFVNGLCRGGKLNKAEDVFEDMKAWGVSPNVVTYNTLVDGYCKRGGAGKMYKAEAIMKEMVAEKICPNEVTFNTLIDGFCKDENVLAAEKAFEEMQKQGLKPNTVTYNSLINGLCNNGKLEEAVDLWDKMVGLGLKPNIVTYNALINGFCKKKMMKEAKKVFDDITEQELVPNAITFNTMIDAYCKEGMMEEGFALCSSMLDEEILPNVSTYNCLIAGLCRKRDLRAAKELLNEMENNGLKGDVVTYNILIDGSCKIGKPRNAEKLLNEMFNLGLKPNHVTYNTLMDGYCMEGNLKAALNVRARMEKERKQPNVVTYNVLIKGYCKIDKLEAANNLLNEMLEKGLNPNRNTYDIVRLEMLEKGFIPDIEGHLYNISSMS encoded by the exons ATGACTACTCACAAACTTTCTCAATGTATTCAAG GTCCAATCTCCAACTCATTCTGCATATCAACGATTTCGGAGCTGTTGAGTAAACAGCACTGGTCAGAGCTCAAATCTCATCTAAGAGTAACCAAACCTGCAACATTTCTAGATCAATTACTTAATTCCGGTATAGATTCCGACCTTGTTTTTAGGTTCTTTAATTGGTCTCAGAAAGAGTTCAGATTTTCATATGATCTTGAACCAACTGCCAAACTTTTACATTCTCTAGCGAATTCGAAAAGCTACTCTAAAGTTAGGTCTTCTCTGGATAGCTTTGTTAAAAACAGGAAACATACAGTTTCTTCTGTTTTTCACTCCCTTTTGTTAGGCGGAGGTCGATCCAGTGCTACTGTTCTGATAATCGATATGTTGGTGTTAGCGTATGTTAGAAATTTAGAGATGCATTCTGCTTATGAAGGGTTTAAGCGAGCTCAAGATTATGGATTTAAACTATCGCTGACTTCGTGTAATCCGTTGTTGAGTGCTTTGGTGAAGGAGAATAGAATTGGTGATGTGGAGTATGTGTATAAGGAGATGATAAAGAGAAGAATTCGACCAAACTTGAACACGTTTAATGTTTTCGTTAATGGTCTTTGTAGAGGTGGTAAGTTGAACAAGGCGGAGGATGTTTTTGAAGATATGAAGGCGTGGGGAGTTTCGCCGAATGTGGTTACTTATAATACTCTCGTTGATGGTTATTGCAAGAGGGGCGGTGCTGGAAAAATGTACAAAGCTGAAGCTATTATGAAGGAAATGGTTGCTGAGAAAATTTGTCCGAATGAAGTTACTTTTAATACTCTTATTGATGGGTTTTGTAAGGATGAGAATGTATTGGCTGCAGAGAAGGCTTTTGAAGAGATGCAAAAGCAGGGATTGAAACCTAATACAGTTACTTATAACTCGCTGATAAACGGTTTATGTAATAACGGTAAGCTAGAAGAGGCGGTTGATTTGTGGGATAAGATGGTTGGTTTGGGTTTGAAGCCAAATATTGTAACTTATAATGCTCTTATAAATGGGTTTTGtaagaagaagatgatgaaggAAGCAAAAAAGGTTTTTGATGATATAACCGAGCAAGAGTTGGTTCCCAATGCTATAACATTCAATACTATGATTGATGCATACTGTAAGGAAGGGATGATGGAGGAAGGGTTTGCACTATGTAGTTCAATGCTAGACGAAGAGATTTTGCCGAATGTTTCAACTTATAACTGCTTAATTGCAGGCCTGTGCAGAAAACGGGATTTACGGGCTGCAAAGGAGCTTCTAAATGAAATGGAGAACAATGGTTTAAAAGGCGACGTTGTGACATACAACATCTTGATAGATGGATCGTGCAAAATCGGCAAACCAAGAAATGCAGAAAAGTTACTTAATGAAATGTTCAACCTTGGTTTGAAACCTAATCATGTGACATATAATACTTTGATGGATGGTTATTGTATGGAGGGGAATCTTAAGGCAGCGTTGAACGTGAGGGCGCGTATGGAGAAAGAACGAAAGCAGCCGAATGTTGTTACTTATAATGTTTTGATTAAAGGGTATTGTAAAATTGACAAGCTAGAGGCTGCAAATAATCTTCTTAATGAGATGTTGGAAAAGGGTTTGAATCCAAACCGTAATACATATGATATAGTAAGATTGGAAATGTTGGAGAAAGGCTTTATTCCTGATATAGAAGGACACTTGTATAATATCTCTAGCATGTCTTAG
- the LOC127104217 gene encoding auxin-responsive protein SAUR22, giving the protein MAFRLPLIKQAKKHILCRRHSKGKAVLSANSNIPKGHLAVYVGEEKKKRFVVPISYLHQPVFQQFLCKAEDEFGFNHPMGGLTIPCREEIFVNVTSQLES; this is encoded by the coding sequence ATGGCATTTCGGTTGCCATTGATAAAGCAAGCTAAGAAGCATATCCTCTGCCGCAGACATTCAAAAGGCAAAGCAGTGTTGTCAGCTAATAGTAATATACCAAAAGGGCATTTAGCAGTATATGTTGGAGAAGAGAAAAAGAAGAGATTTGTGGTTCCAATATCATACTTGCATCAACCTGTTTTTCAACAATTTCTTTGTAAAGCTGAAGATGAATTTGGATTTAATCATCCAATGGGCGGTCTCACCATTCCTTGCAGAGAAGAGATCTTTGTGAATGTAACTTCTCAATTGGAAAGTTAA
- the LOC127103387 gene encoding auxin-induced protein X15 — MAFRLPLIKQAKKHILCRRHSKGKAVLSANSNIPKGYLAVYVGEEKKKRFVVPISYLHQPAFQQFLCKAEDEFGFNHPMGGLTIPCREEIFVKTCFLHYDNVDIVKDEEKQL; from the exons ATGGCATTTCGGTTGCCATTGATAAAGCAAGCTAAGAAGCATATCCTCTGCCGCAGACATTCAAAAGGCAAAGCAGTGTTGTCAGCTAATAGTAATATACCAAAAGGGTATTTAGCAGTATATGTTGGAGAAGAGAAAAAGAAGAGATTTGTGGTTCCAATATCATACTTGCATCAACCTGCTTTTCAACAATTTCTTTGTAAAGCTGAAGATGAATTTGGATTTAATCATCCGATGGGCGGTCTCACCATTCCTTGCAGAGAAGAGATCTTTGTGAAG ACATGCTTTCTTCATTATGATAATGTTGATATTGTGAAAGATGAAGAAAAACAATTATGA
- the LOC127106753 gene encoding anamorsin homolog, translating to MDAAKIHGVLACTDEAVLPVSQVFDAIRELGNEGVEKLDPLVITSVSSLSKFPVESSSVDLVVLIWKSLDFPINQLTQEVLRVLKAGGTTLIRKSSQSAVGLDDKTIPDLDNKLLLAGFSEIQALQSSAIKAKKPSWKIGSSFALKKVVKSSPKVQIDFDSDLIDENSLLSEEDLKKPQLPSGDCEIGTTKKACKNCSCGRAEEEEKVLKLGLTAEQINNPKSACGSCGLGDAFRCSTCPYKGLPTFKMGEKVAISNNFLTADI from the exons ATG GACGCTGCAAAAATTCATGGTGTGTTGGCATGTACTGATGAAGCGGTTCTTCCGGTGAGTCAAGTGTTTGATGCGATTAGAGAACTTGGAAATGAAGGGGTTGAGAAATTGGATCCTTTGGTTATTACATCTGTATCATCACTGA GCAAGTTTCCAGTGGAATCTTCCTCTGTGGATTTGGTTGTTTTAATCTGGAAGTCTCTTGATTTTCCTATCAACCAACTGACTCAAGAAGTCCTTAGAGTGTTAAAAGCTGGCGGGACAACTCTTATTCGCAAGTCCTCCCAATCTGCTGTGGGTTTAGATGATAAG ACGATACCCGATCTTGATAACAAGTTGTTATTGGCAGGATTTTCAGAAATACAGGCTTTGCAATCTTCTGCG ATCAAAGCTAAAAAGCCTTCATGGAAAATTGGTTCATCTTTTGCATTAAAGAAGGTTGTGAAGAGTTCCCCTAAAGTGCAAATTGATTTTGATTCTGATCTGATTGATGAAAATAGTCTTTTGTCTGAAGAAGATTTAAAGAAACCCCAACTCCCATCTG GTGATTGTGAAATCGGAACTACAAAAAAGGCCTGCAAAAATTGCTCATGTGGGAGGGCAGAAGAAGAGGAAAAAGTATTGAAGTTAGGATTGACAGCAGAACAGATTAATAATCCTAAATCAGCTTGTGGCAGT TGTGGCCTAGGGGATGCATTTAGGTGCAGCACCTGCCCTTACAAGGGACTGCCTACCTTCAAAATGGGCGAAAAG gtTGCAATTTCCAATAACTTCCTTACTGCAGACATATGA
- the LOC127106752 gene encoding pentatricopeptide repeat-containing protein At4g18840 → MGSTFCRVTCMVNKLSSMLELKQLQAIITKSGLQSHIDFTTKLIFFSALSPMGNLSHAYSLFQQSSSTVTHNPFISNTMIRAFSRSCFPLQALCIYNQMQVTDVVSDCFTYNFVIKACSRAYKFMQESGSGTCDDDVLVVVYKKGTEIHCRVIKTGFENDHCIQNSLLNLYAQCGLVSVARSLFDQIKDTSMVSWNIMISAYNRVNDFESGDKLLELMPHKNVVSWNTLIGRYIRLGNVDAARRVFDCMPERDAVSWNSMIAGCVYVRDYAGALELFSEMQNDGIKPTEVTLISILGVCAETGALEIGHKIYESLKVCEQKIEGYLGNALLNMYCKCGNLSLAWEVFNGMKMKTVSCWNAMIIGLAVHGYCEEVFHLFSEMEESLDGSIRPNGLTFIGVLVACSHKGLVDKARWYYDHMVKKYEILPNIKHYGCMVDLLSRWGLLEEAYQMIKNTPFQNSAVLWNTLLGACRTQGNMELAEISFQHLAKLEKLTDGACMLLSNMYAEAGRWDEVEKLRSEMHYLHVPTQAGYSQINMNVQ, encoded by the coding sequence ATGGGAAGCACGTTTTGTCGAGTAACTTGCATGGTTAACAAACTCTCTTCAATGTTAGAATTGAAACAACTCCAAGCTATAATCACCAAATCAGGTCTTCAATCTCACATAGATTTCACAACGAAGTTAATTTTCTTTTCAGCACTTTCTCCAATGGGTAACCTTTCCCATGCTTATTCTCTTtttcaacaatcttcttctacTGTTACGCATAATCCTTTTATTTCCAACACTATGATTCGTGCTTTTTCCAGAAGCTGTTTCCCTCTTCAAGCTTTGTGTATTTATAACCAAATGCAAGTCACTGATGTTGTTTCTGATTGTTTCACTTACAATTTCGTGATCAAAGCTTGTTCTAGAGCTTATAAGTTTATGCAAGAAAGTGGTAGTGGCACTTGTGATGATGATGTGCTTGTTGTTGTTTATAAGAAAGGAACTGAAATTCATTGTAGAGTTATCAAAACAGGGTTTGAAAATGACCATTGTATTCAAAACTCTTTGCTTAATTTGTATGCACAGTGTGGGTTGGTCTCCGTTGCACGCAGCCTGTTTGATCAAATTAAGGATACAAGTATGGTTTCTTGGAATATCATGATATCGGCGTATAATCGAGTTAATGATTTTGAATCTGGAGATAAGCTTCTTGAATTGATGCCGCATAAGAATGTTGTTTCGTGGAACACCCTGATTGGAAGATATATTAGGTTAGGTAATGTTGACGCTGCGAGGAGAGTGTTTGATTGTATGCCTGAGAGGGATGCGGTATCGTGGAATTCTATGATTGCTGGCTGTGTTTATGTTAGAGATTATGCAGGAGCGTTGGAACTCTTTTCTGAAATGCAAAATGATGGAATAAAACCAACAGAAGTAACACTAATATCGATCCTAGGTGTCTGTGCTGAAACTGGTGCACTGGAGATAGGTCACAAAATATATGAGTCTCTCAAAGTGTGTGAGCAAAAGATTGAAGGTTATTTAGGTAATGCCCTTCTGAATATGTATTGTAAATGTGGGAACTTGAGTTTGGCTTGGGAAGTATTTAACGGAATGAAGATGAAAACTGTGAGTTGTTGGAATGCTATGATTATTGGTTTGGCTGTCCATGGTTATTGTGAGGAggttttccatttgttttcagAGATGGAAGAGAGTCTTGATGGTAGTATTAGGCCGAATGGGTTGACGTTTATTGGTGTTTTGGTTGCTTGTAGTCATAAGGGGTTGGTTGATAAAGCAAGATGGTATTATGATCATATGGTAAAGAAGTATGAAATTCTGCCCAATATTAAGCATTATGGTTGCATGGTTGATCTTTTAAGTAGATGGGGTTTGTTGGAAGAGGCTTATCAGATGATTAAGAACACCCCTTTCCAAAATAGTGCAGTGTTGTGGAATACATTGCTGGGTGCTTGTAGGACACAAGGTAACATGGAGTTGGCTGAGATATCCTTCCAACATCTTGCCAAACTGGAGAAACTTACAGATGGGGCTTGTATGTTGTTATCTAACATGTATGCTGAAGCTGGAAGATGGGATGAGGTTGAAAAATTGAGGAGTGAAATGCATTACTTGCATGTTCCTACACAAGCTGGCTACAGCCAAATCAATATGAATGTCCAATAG